The proteins below come from a single Agrobacterium vitis genomic window:
- a CDS encoding putative bifunctional diguanylate cyclase/phosphodiesterase, producing MMIISAWAGNIVGSVRKLASFYWPALIVCAAVFVTIFAIESQNRKAYLEDRKAAISDKLSPVRARLEGNIKADIKMLQGLLAVLETEPDMSQARFSAIGRRFFSRPVRLRSISLSYDMRTRLTYPFILNQVGHDFTANPQEQKAAVQAENSNIYVITEPMNLPTTGNSLVIFYPIASSSLNEPASTSPDLPDQTSPQDKPFSHGLLRGTVDVERLFRESGLYDLDLNVALYAGSDTQNAVSTAFFGDPALIGASAVRMEVSIGAQTWILAAAPKGGWQQPANEIWFRQLVMFILALAIITPFLWVAHLLMERQANIAELNEQERELRTLSQRLQIALDASQIGVWEMDIGSLALTWDNRMRQLYDCDPSRPIEIREDWSNCLHPEDRESATHALASAIRTGSNYSTEFRILDRSGQIRHIRSFGSIYRDADFRKKIVGVNWNITADVKLHEALHDAKTALEAQNQELENARQIMEHTSLHDPLTGLANRRFLDRHLAEIEDLRGNGKSVALLHIDLDRFKEINDTLGHAAGDAMLRHAASQINAHMSPGDFAARIGGDEFVVVKHDESSQAAARILGETLIDAINQPIHWEGQECRVSASIGIAQSCNNHPHLEQALINADIALYEAKRRGKNRLEFFSDTLKEATLSTKRTADAILRSLADHDFIPYFQPQFDAHTMQITGVEALARWQHPQLGLLPPIAFLSVAESLNVVAAIDNSILEQSLAEARRWQEHGLDTPHVSVNISAQRLFDDGLVAHLRDTPLPAGGLAFELLESISFDDKAEAAATAISQIKILGIDIEIDDFGTGYSSILSLLKLSPRRLKIDRQLTLPIIESKQQRRLIGSIVEIGRSLGIEIIAEGVETMQHADILRDLGCHTLQGYGLARPMNGDDLFALLKRRSLDRKQDAIAL from the coding sequence ATGATGATCATTTCTGCCTGGGCCGGTAACATTGTGGGAAGTGTCAGGAAGCTTGCCAGCTTCTACTGGCCCGCTTTGATTGTTTGCGCTGCGGTTTTCGTCACTATTTTTGCAATCGAAAGTCAAAATCGCAAAGCCTATCTGGAAGACAGGAAGGCCGCGATTTCCGACAAGCTCAGCCCCGTCCGCGCCCGGCTGGAAGGCAATATCAAGGCTGACATCAAGATGCTTCAGGGCCTGCTTGCCGTGCTTGAAACCGAGCCGGACATGAGTCAGGCCCGGTTTTCCGCCATTGGCCGGCGATTTTTCTCCAGGCCTGTCCGGTTGCGCTCGATCAGTCTTTCCTACGACATGCGGACAAGACTGACCTATCCGTTCATTCTCAACCAGGTTGGGCATGACTTTACCGCCAACCCGCAAGAGCAAAAAGCCGCCGTCCAGGCCGAGAACAGCAATATCTATGTCATCACAGAGCCGATGAACCTGCCGACAACAGGCAATAGTCTCGTTATCTTTTACCCCATCGCATCATCGAGCCTGAACGAACCGGCCAGCACGTCACCAGACTTGCCGGACCAGACGTCCCCTCAGGATAAGCCCTTCAGCCATGGCCTGCTGCGTGGCACCGTCGATGTGGAGCGGCTGTTTCGCGAAAGTGGCCTCTACGACCTCGATCTGAATGTCGCGCTTTACGCCGGTTCCGATACGCAGAACGCAGTCAGCACGGCGTTTTTCGGCGATCCCGCACTGATCGGCGCCAGCGCGGTGCGCATGGAGGTCAGTATCGGCGCACAGACCTGGATATTGGCGGCAGCGCCCAAGGGTGGCTGGCAACAACCTGCCAACGAAATCTGGTTCCGCCAGCTGGTAATGTTCATCCTGGCGCTGGCAATCATCACGCCTTTCCTGTGGGTCGCGCATCTGCTGATGGAACGGCAGGCCAATATTGCCGAACTCAACGAGCAGGAACGGGAACTGCGCACTCTGTCACAACGATTGCAAATCGCGCTCGATGCCTCGCAAATCGGTGTGTGGGAAATGGATATCGGCAGCCTCGCCCTGACCTGGGACAATCGCATGCGCCAGCTCTACGATTGTGATCCGTCCCGTCCGATTGAAATCCGCGAGGATTGGAGCAACTGTCTCCATCCGGAGGATCGGGAAAGTGCCACTCACGCTCTGGCCTCGGCCATCCGCACCGGCTCCAATTACTCGACCGAGTTCCGTATTCTGGATCGCAGCGGCCAGATACGCCATATCCGCTCCTTCGGCTCGATCTATCGCGATGCCGATTTTCGCAAGAAGATCGTTGGCGTGAACTGGAACATCACCGCGGATGTCAAACTGCATGAAGCCTTGCACGATGCCAAAACCGCGCTCGAGGCCCAGAACCAGGAACTGGAAAACGCCCGGCAGATCATGGAACATACGTCCCTGCACGATCCCCTGACCGGACTTGCAAACCGACGCTTCCTCGACCGGCATCTGGCAGAGATCGAAGACCTCAGGGGTAACGGCAAATCTGTCGCTCTGCTGCATATCGATCTCGACAGGTTCAAGGAGATCAACGACACGCTGGGCCACGCGGCGGGTGATGCCATGCTGCGCCATGCTGCCAGCCAGATCAACGCCCATATGTCGCCGGGCGATTTTGCCGCGCGCATCGGCGGCGACGAATTCGTGGTGGTCAAGCACGATGAGAGCAGCCAGGCCGCAGCCCGCATCCTTGGCGAAACCCTGATCGACGCCATCAACCAGCCGATCCATTGGGAGGGCCAGGAATGCCGTGTTAGCGCCAGCATCGGCATCGCCCAGTCCTGCAATAACCACCCGCATCTGGAACAGGCATTGATCAATGCCGATATCGCGCTTTACGAGGCAAAACGGCGCGGAAAGAACCGGCTGGAATTCTTTTCCGACACGTTGAAGGAAGCGACCCTTTCCACCAAGCGCACCGCCGACGCCATTCTGCGCTCGCTGGCCGATCACGATTTCATTCCCTATTTCCAGCCGCAATTTGACGCGCACACCATGCAGATTACTGGCGTCGAGGCGCTCGCGCGCTGGCAACATCCGCAGCTTGGCCTGTTGCCGCCGATTGCCTTCCTGTCGGTGGCCGAAAGCCTGAATGTCGTGGCCGCCATCGACAACAGCATTCTCGAACAATCGCTTGCCGAGGCCCGGCGCTGGCAGGAGCACGGACTGGATACGCCGCATGTCTCCGTTAATATCTCTGCCCAAAGATTGTTCGACGATGGGCTTGTCGCCCATCTACGCGATACACCGCTTCCCGCCGGCGGCCTTGCCTTCGAATTGCTGGAATCGATCTCCTTCGACGACAAGGCGGAAGCCGCGGCAACCGCCATCAGCCAGATCAAAATCCTCGGCATCGATATCGAGATCGACGATTTCGGCACCGGATATTCCTCGATCCTCAGCCTTTTGAAACTCTCACCCCGACGGCTGAAAATCGACAGGCAATTGACCCTGCCGATCATCGAGAGCAAGCAACAGCGACGGCTGATCGGCTCGATTGTTGAAATCGGCCGATCGCTTGGCATCGAAATCATTGCCGAAGGTGTGGAAACCATGCAGCACGCCGACATTCTGCGGGATCTCGGCTGTCATACCTTGCAGGGCTATGGCCTGGCACGCCCCATGAACGGCGACGACCTGTTCGCGCTTTTGAAGCGCCGATCTCTCGACCGCAAACAAGATGCCATCGCGCTCTGA
- the preA gene encoding NAD-dependent dihydropyrimidine dehydrogenase subunit PreA — MADIRNNFVGIKSPNPFWLASAPPTDKAYNVERAFKAGWGGVVWKTLGSEGPPVVNVNGPRYGAIWGADRRLLGLNNIELITDRPLQVNLQEMKMVKMNWPDRALIASIMVPCEEEEWRAILPLVEETGADGIELNFGCPHGMSERGMGAAVGQVPEYIEMVVRWCKQYSRMPVITKLTPNITDIRKPARAAKAGGTDAVSLINTINSIVSVDLDSFAPNPSVGGKGSHGGYCGPAVKPIALNMVAEIARDPETYGLPISGIGGITTWRDAAEFLALGAGNVQVCTAAMTYGFKIVEEMITGLSDWMDAKGHATLDDICGRAVPNVTDWQYLNLNYIAKAQIDQDACIKCGRCHIACEDTSHQAITSIVDGARKFEVMEDECVGCNLCVNVCPVENCITMVGLEPGTLDQRTGKPVDAKYANWTTHPNNPMAVQAAE, encoded by the coding sequence ATGGCTGATATCAGAAATAATTTCGTCGGCATCAAATCACCCAACCCTTTCTGGCTGGCCTCTGCGCCGCCAACCGACAAGGCCTATAATGTCGAGCGCGCCTTCAAGGCGGGCTGGGGCGGCGTGGTGTGGAAAACCCTCGGCTCGGAAGGCCCGCCGGTCGTCAATGTCAATGGCCCCCGCTACGGTGCCATCTGGGGGGCAGACCGCCGCCTGCTGGGTCTCAATAATATCGAGCTGATCACTGACCGGCCCTTGCAGGTCAATCTTCAGGAAATGAAGATGGTCAAGATGAACTGGCCGGACCGCGCCCTGATCGCCTCAATCATGGTGCCCTGCGAGGAGGAAGAGTGGAGGGCGATCCTGCCGCTGGTCGAAGAAACCGGCGCTGACGGCATCGAGCTGAATTTCGGCTGTCCGCACGGCATGTCGGAACGCGGCATGGGGGCCGCCGTCGGTCAGGTGCCGGAATATATCGAAATGGTGGTGCGCTGGTGCAAGCAATATAGCCGCATGCCCGTCATTACCAAGCTGACGCCTAATATCACCGACATCCGCAAACCGGCCCGCGCCGCGAAAGCGGGCGGCACTGACGCGGTGTCGCTGATCAACACCATCAATTCCATCGTCTCGGTCGATCTCGACAGCTTTGCCCCCAACCCCAGCGTTGGCGGCAAGGGCAGCCATGGCGGCTATTGCGGCCCGGCGGTTAAGCCGATTGCGCTGAACATGGTGGCGGAAATCGCCCGCGACCCGGAAACCTACGGCCTGCCGATCTCCGGCATCGGCGGCATCACCACCTGGCGGGATGCCGCCGAGTTTTTGGCACTCGGCGCGGGCAATGTACAGGTCTGCACCGCCGCCATGACTTACGGCTTCAAGATCGTTGAGGAAATGATCACCGGCCTGTCCGACTGGATGGATGCCAAGGGGCACGCAACGCTGGATGACATCTGCGGGCGTGCCGTTCCCAATGTCACCGACTGGCAATATCTCAACCTCAACTATATCGCCAAGGCGCAGATCGATCAGGATGCCTGTATCAAATGTGGCCGCTGTCATATCGCCTGCGAGGACACGTCCCACCAGGCAATCACCAGCATTGTCGATGGCGCACGCAAGTTCGAGGTGATGGAGGACGAATGCGTCGGCTGCAATCTCTGCGTCAATGTCTGTCCGGTCGAAAACTGCATCACCATGGTCGGGCTGGAACCCGGCACGCTGGACCAGCGCACCGGCAAGCCGGTCGATGCCAAATACGCCAACTGGACGACCCATCCCAATAATCCGATGGCGGTGCAGGCAGCGGAATAA
- a CDS encoding NAD(P)-dependent oxidoreductase: MRKLEPGLKAGRLDAADYVKNFSDLHPRLGDHEALVASDRCYFCYDAPCMTACPTSIDIPLFIRQISTGNPTGSAKTIFDQNILGGMCARVCPTEQLCEEACVRNTAEERPVEIGRLQRYATDLAIENGHQFYTAAASTGKTIAVVGAGPAGLACAHRLAMHGHSVTIYDTRPKAGGLNEYGIAAYKTPDDYAQAEVDYILSIGNIDVLHGQMLGRDFTLADLKAKFDAVFLGTGLGNVNMLTIPGADTNGVMDAVEFIAHLRQADAKSDVPVGRDVVVIGGGMTAIDAGVQAKLLGAENVTICYRRGKEHMNASDYEQDLAASKGVQIRHWLQPKEVAHHGGHVASISFEYTHLENGLMKGTGHITEIKADQILVAIGQKLDPEGQDSLAMQGGKIAVDAEGRTSLAGVWAGGDCAFGGQDLTVSAVAMGRDAAESINLTLAADASGVSAVA; encoded by the coding sequence ATGCGAAAACTGGAACCGGGCCTGAAGGCCGGGCGGCTTGACGCTGCCGATTATGTAAAAAACTTCTCAGATCTGCATCCGCGCCTGGGCGACCATGAAGCGCTTGTCGCGTCTGACCGCTGCTATTTCTGTTATGACGCGCCCTGCATGACGGCCTGTCCGACCTCAATCGACATACCGCTGTTCATCCGGCAGATCTCGACCGGTAATCCAACCGGCTCGGCCAAGACGATTTTCGATCAGAACATCCTTGGCGGCATGTGCGCCCGCGTCTGTCCCACCGAACAGCTCTGCGAAGAGGCCTGCGTGCGCAACACCGCCGAAGAGCGCCCGGTGGAAATCGGTCGCTTGCAGCGTTATGCGACAGATCTGGCCATAGAGAATGGCCACCAGTTCTACACAGCCGCTGCCTCAACCGGAAAGACCATTGCCGTGGTCGGTGCCGGTCCAGCCGGTCTGGCCTGCGCGCATCGGCTTGCCATGCATGGCCATTCCGTCACCATCTACGACACCCGCCCCAAGGCAGGCGGGCTGAACGAATATGGCATCGCCGCCTACAAGACCCCCGATGACTATGCCCAGGCAGAAGTGGATTACATCCTGTCCATCGGCAATATCGACGTGCTGCATGGCCAGATGCTGGGCCGCGACTTTACCCTCGCCGACCTCAAGGCCAAGTTCGATGCGGTGTTTCTCGGCACCGGCCTTGGCAATGTCAACATGCTGACCATTCCCGGTGCCGATACCAATGGCGTCATGGATGCGGTGGAGTTCATTGCTCATCTGCGCCAGGCAGACGCCAAGAGCGATGTACCTGTCGGACGCGATGTCGTCGTGATCGGCGGCGGCATGACCGCCATCGATGCGGGCGTGCAGGCCAAGCTGCTGGGTGCGGAAAACGTCACCATCTGCTACCGCCGGGGCAAGGAACATATGAATGCCTCGGATTATGAGCAGGATCTTGCCGCCTCCAAGGGCGTGCAGATCCGCCATTGGCTCCAGCCGAAAGAGGTCGCGCATCACGGCGGCCATGTCGCCTCGATCAGCTTCGAATATACCCATCTGGAAAACGGGCTGATGAAAGGCACCGGCCACATCACCGAGATCAAGGCCGACCAGATCCTCGTCGCCATCGGCCAGAAGCTTGACCCGGAAGGCCAGGACAGCCTTGCCATGCAAGGCGGCAAGATCGCCGTGGATGCAGAAGGGCGCACCTCGCTTGCCGGTGTCTGGGCGGGCGGTGACTGCGCCTTCGGCGGCCAGGACCTGACGGTCTCTGCCGTTGCCATGGGCCGCGACGCGGCTGAAAGCATCAACCTGACGCTTGCTGCGGACGCCTCCGGCGTCAGCGCCGTCGCCTGA
- a CDS encoding DUF2325 domain-containing protein — protein sequence MAKHNAPKKKKQTDKRAVTAAPVDDKGGQADIKSFLYVGGRDCQVAHLRQIATNFGAELIHHDGGLREAVSRIDTVLPSVDCVFCPIDCISHDACLRVKSGCKKFGKTFIPLRNGSKSSLERALQTLNDRSDSN from the coding sequence ATGGCAAAACACAATGCGCCGAAAAAGAAGAAGCAGACGGATAAGCGGGCTGTAACGGCTGCCCCGGTTGATGACAAAGGCGGTCAGGCAGATATCAAGAGCTTCCTCTATGTCGGCGGACGCGATTGCCAGGTGGCGCATCTGCGCCAGATCGCCACGAATTTCGGTGCCGAGCTGATCCATCACGATGGCGGATTGCGGGAAGCCGTTTCGCGCATCGACACTGTGCTGCCTTCGGTGGACTGCGTGTTCTGCCCGATCGACTGTATCAGCCATGATGCGTGTCTGCGGGTGAAGAGTGGCTGCAAGAAATTCGGCAAGACCTTCATTCCGCTGCGCAACGGCTCGAAATCCAGCCTGGAACGGGCGCTTCAGACGCTGAACGACCGCTCTGACAGCAATTGA
- a CDS encoding DUF423 domain-containing protein — translation MSLRALRPLLLILSGLFGACGVGLAAAAAHVTGAGNLLGPASSIALTHAPALLGLYLAGDRIRTATLSGLVIGLGVLLFAGDLAVKQWTGQSLFPMAAPTGGIAMMVGWALLALGAFLPRT, via the coding sequence ATGAGCCTGCGCGCATTGAGACCTCTCCTGCTGATCTTGTCCGGCCTGTTCGGCGCCTGTGGCGTCGGGCTGGCGGCAGCGGCGGCGCATGTGACGGGGGCTGGCAATCTGCTTGGCCCCGCCTCCTCGATTGCGCTCACCCATGCTCCCGCCTTGCTGGGGCTTTATCTGGCCGGTGACAGGATTCGCACCGCCACGCTATCCGGCCTGGTGATCGGCCTTGGCGTGCTGCTATTTGCCGGTGATCTCGCGGTCAAGCAATGGACTGGCCAGAGCCTGTTTCCCATGGCGGCCCCGACCGGTGGTATTGCGATGATGGTCGGTTGGGCGCTGTTGGCGCTCGGCGCATTTTTGCCGCGCACCTGA
- a CDS encoding group II truncated hemoglobin encodes MSDEKTITLYEAIGGDATVKALVARFYQLMDTLPEAARCRAIHPADLTESEEKFYDYITGYLGGPPVYMQKRGHPMLRRRHFVAEIGPLERDEWLLCFRRAMDETIAHEKLREIIWTPIEKLAHHMQNKE; translated from the coding sequence GTGAGCGACGAAAAAACCATCACACTCTATGAAGCCATCGGCGGTGATGCCACGGTGAAGGCTTTGGTGGCGCGGTTTTACCAGTTGATGGACACGCTACCAGAGGCGGCGCGGTGCCGGGCGATCCATCCGGCTGATCTCACCGAGAGCGAAGAGAAGTTTTACGATTACATCACCGGCTATCTCGGCGGGCCGCCGGTTTATATGCAAAAACGTGGTCATCCCATGCTGCGGCGTCGGCACTTTGTCGCGGAAATCGGACCGTTGGAGCGGGATGAGTGGCTATTGTGTTTTCGCCGCGCCATGGACGAGACCATTGCCCATGAGAAGCTGCGCGAGATCATCTGGACACCCATCGAAAAGCTTGCCCATCACATGCAGAACAAGGAATAG
- a CDS encoding recombinase family protein, which produces MRIGYARVSTSDQNLDLQLQALAQVGCERIFSDQGLSGATRQRPGLMEALAALKSGDTLVIWRLDRLGRSLSHLIEMVTELGERKIGLYSVNECIDTASAGGVLIFHIMGALAQFERSLISERTRAGMSAARQRGSAIGRPVKLTTQDVEVARGAIHGGSVTVQGAARDMGISRATLYRALRRKSAFQ; this is translated from the coding sequence ATGCGTATTGGTTATGCTCGCGTCTCCACCAGTGATCAAAATCTTGATCTTCAACTCCAGGCGTTGGCGCAGGTGGGATGTGAGAGGATTTTTTCGGATCAGGGGCTCTCCGGCGCCACGCGGCAAAGGCCGGGTTTGATGGAGGCGCTTGCTGCGCTCAAGTCAGGCGATACGCTGGTGATCTGGCGCCTTGACCGATTGGGGCGCTCTTTGTCGCATCTGATCGAGATGGTCACGGAACTTGGAGAGCGGAAAATTGGCCTCTATTCCGTCAACGAATGTATCGATACGGCTTCAGCTGGCGGCGTTCTGATTTTCCACATCATGGGCGCCCTCGCACAGTTCGAGCGCAGTTTGATTTCCGAGCGGACGCGGGCGGGCATGTCGGCGGCGCGGCAGCGCGGCAGCGCCATAGGGCGGCCCGTCAAGCTGACGACGCAGGATGTGGAGGTGGCGCGTGGTGCCATTCACGGTGGATCTGTCACCGTCCAGGGAGCGGCGCGCGACATGGGCATCAGCCGCGCCACGCTCTATCGCGCACTTAGACGCAAGAGCGCCTTTCAGTGA
- a CDS encoding alpha/beta hydrolase family protein, with amino-acid sequence MGYDDASGKQAILTRRGLLGGIAATLAAPSFAHAFDVPAEPRLLHHDYMKMRERFRTRLLQKGPAPDKYEPLTAPAGANRIFYRSGRGGELTLAAWVSTYKRERKLKPAVLFLHGGNAMGAGQWEPLKGYADAGYVVMMPSMRGENGQMGIFSGFYDEVDDVLAAADRLAHLPGVDRERVFLAGHSIGGTLAMLAAMSTHRFRASVPISGNPNAFRFFNRYPEDIRFDDSRPHEFEVRSAVCYAHSFKCPVKLLHAETETSFEDNAALLIKRARAANAIISSQEVEGNHTSEIPHAVDASMQFFHQVAA; translated from the coding sequence ATGGGATATGACGACGCGTCAGGCAAACAAGCAATACTGACGCGGCGCGGACTGCTTGGCGGCATTGCAGCCACACTGGCCGCACCGTCTTTCGCACATGCTTTTGACGTTCCCGCTGAGCCGCGCCTACTGCATCATGACTATATGAAAATGCGCGAGCGCTTTCGCACCCGGCTGCTGCAAAAAGGCCCCGCCCCCGACAAATATGAGCCCTTGACCGCACCTGCGGGCGCCAACCGGATTTTCTACCGCTCAGGGCGTGGCGGTGAACTGACCCTGGCCGCCTGGGTGTCCACCTATAAGCGCGAGCGCAAGCTGAAGCCTGCCGTGTTGTTCCTGCATGGCGGCAATGCCATGGGAGCTGGCCAGTGGGAGCCACTGAAAGGCTATGCGGACGCTGGCTATGTGGTGATGATGCCCTCCATGCGCGGTGAAAACGGCCAGATGGGGATTTTCTCCGGTTTCTACGATGAAGTGGATGACGTGCTGGCGGCAGCCGACCGGCTGGCGCATCTGCCCGGTGTAGACCGCGAGCGGGTATTTCTGGCCGGTCACAGCATTGGCGGCACGCTGGCCATGCTGGCCGCAATGAGCACCCATCGCTTCCGCGCCAGCGTGCCGATATCAGGCAATCCGAATGCCTTCCGTTTTTTCAATCGCTATCCAGAAGACATTCGCTTTGACGACAGCCGCCCGCATGAATTCGAGGTGCGCAGTGCCGTCTGCTATGCCCATAGCTTCAAATGCCCGGTGAAACTGCTGCATGCCGAAACCGAAACCAGCTTCGAGGACAATGCCGCCCTGTTGATAAAGCGTGCCCGGGCCGCCAACGCCATCATCTCGTCGCAAGAGGTGGAAGGCAATCACACCAGCGAAATCCCGCATGCGGTGGACGCCAGCATGCAGTTCTTCCACCAGGTCGCGGCGTGA
- a CDS encoding circularly permuted type 2 ATP-grasp protein, whose amino-acid sequence MAFDEMITADGSPRGPYQKYFDWYSSQDPKHLIAKSRDAETIFRKTGITFAVYGHEDSSEKLIPFDLIPRIISGQEWRKLAQGIEQRVLALNAFLDDIYHKQEIIKAGRIPRELIENNVAFLPEMIGFRPPGGVYTHIVGTDIVRTGEGEFYVLEDNARTPSGVSYMLENRETMMQMFPELFQLNKVQRVEDYPYLLRQSLASLAPPGCKGKPRVAVLTPGIYNSAYYEHSFLADMMGVELVEGSDLRVIDGKVKMRTTRGYEAIDVLYRRVDDDFLDPLTFRPDSALGVPGIMDVYRAGNITIANAPGTGISDDKAIYSYMPEIVEFYTGRKAILENVPTWRCSEADSLAYVLEHLEELVVKEVHGSGGYGMLVGPTASKKERALFAEKLKTRPSNYIAQPTLSLSTVPILVNKGIAPRHVDLRPYVLVSDKVQIIPGGLTRVALKQGSLVVNSSQGGGTKDTWVLED is encoded by the coding sequence TTGGCATTTGATGAAATGATTACGGCGGACGGCAGCCCGCGCGGACCGTACCAGAAATATTTCGACTGGTATTCGAGCCAGGACCCCAAGCATCTGATCGCAAAATCGCGGGATGCGGAAACCATCTTCAGAAAGACCGGCATTACATTCGCCGTTTATGGTCACGAGGATTCCTCGGAAAAATTGATTCCCTTCGATCTCATTCCCCGGATCATTTCCGGCCAGGAATGGCGAAAGCTTGCCCAGGGTATCGAGCAGCGCGTTCTGGCGCTGAATGCCTTTCTGGACGACATTTACCATAAGCAGGAAATCATCAAGGCTGGCCGCATCCCCCGCGAGCTGATCGAGAACAATGTCGCCTTCCTGCCGGAAATGATCGGTTTCCGTCCGCCGGGCGGTGTCTATACCCATATCGTCGGCACCGACATCGTGCGTACCGGCGAGGGCGAATTCTATGTGCTGGAGGACAATGCCCGCACGCCGTCCGGTGTCAGCTATATGCTGGAAAACCGCGAAACCATGATGCAGATGTTTCCCGAACTGTTCCAGCTCAACAAGGTACAGCGGGTCGAGGACTATCCTTATCTGCTGCGCCAGTCGCTGGCTTCGCTGGCACCTCCCGGCTGCAAAGGTAAGCCGCGCGTTGCGGTGCTTACGCCGGGCATCTACAATTCCGCCTATTACGAACATTCCTTCCTGGCCGACATGATGGGCGTGGAACTGGTGGAAGGCTCGGACCTGCGCGTCATCGACGGCAAGGTGAAGATGCGCACCACCCGTGGCTATGAAGCGATCGACGTGCTTTATCGCCGCGTCGATGACGATTTCCTCGATCCGCTGACCTTCCGCCCGGATTCGGCACTGGGCGTGCCTGGTATTATGGATGTTTACCGCGCCGGCAATATCACTATCGCCAATGCGCCGGGCACCGGCATTTCCGACGACAAGGCGATCTATTCCTACATGCCTGAAATCGTCGAGTTCTATACCGGCCGCAAGGCGATCCTTGAAAACGTGCCGACCTGGCGCTGTTCGGAGGCCGACAGTCTCGCCTATGTGCTGGAGCATCTGGAAGAACTGGTGGTCAAGGAAGTGCATGGCTCCGGCGGCTACGGCATGTTGGTCGGCCCCACCGCCAGCAAGAAGGAGCGGGCGCTGTTTGCTGAAAAGCTGAAGACCCGCCCCAGCAACTACATTGCCCAGCCGACCCTGTCGCTTTCGACCGTGCCGATTCTGGTCAACAAGGGCATCGCTCCCCGGCATGTCGATCTTCGTCCCTATGTGCTTGTCTCCGACAAGGTGCAGATCATTCCCGGCGGTTTGACCCGCGTGGCCTTGAAGCAGGGTTCGCTGGTGGTCAATTCCAGCCAGGGCGGCGGCACCAAGGATACATGGGTATTGGAGGACTGA
- a CDS encoding alpha-E domain-containing protein, giving the protein MLGRTANGLFWMFRYIERAENIARLVDAGLRVSLTRSGATDDDWTGVLQSADVLDIFLEAHPKVTAADAIDFLLRDTANPSSVMSCIDSARNNARMVRTALTRETWEATNECWIELKQLLARKLKSADLPETIDTVKRRAGLIRGAFHGSMLRNEIYNFARIGTFIERADNTSRILDVKYYVLLPSINQVGSSLDNIQWESILRSVSAHRSYRWVYDGDYLAANIADFLILNGQMPRSLAYCYEKIVSNLAYIGKEYGERLPAHETADSIRASLRSSNITRIMDQGLHEFLDNFISRNNRLGHEINEGYRFYS; this is encoded by the coding sequence ATGCTGGGAAGAACTGCAAACGGCCTCTTCTGGATGTTCCGGTATATCGAGCGGGCTGAAAACATTGCGCGTCTGGTGGATGCGGGGCTGCGCGTCTCGCTGACCCGGTCCGGTGCCACCGACGACGACTGGACTGGCGTGCTGCAAAGTGCCGATGTTCTGGATATTTTCCTGGAAGCGCATCCGAAAGTAACGGCGGCTGATGCCATCGACTTTCTGCTGCGCGACACGGCCAATCCGTCCAGCGTGATGTCGTGCATCGACAGCGCCCGCAACAATGCCCGCATGGTGCGCACCGCGCTGACCCGGGAAACCTGGGAAGCCACCAACGAATGCTGGATCGAGCTGAAACAGCTTCTGGCGCGCAAGCTGAAATCCGCCGACCTGCCGGAAACCATCGATACGGTGAAGCGGCGGGCCGGGCTGATCCGCGGTGCGTTCCACGGTTCCATGCTGCGCAATGAGATCTATAATTTTGCCCGGATCGGTACATTCATCGAGCGGGCGGACAATACCAGCCGCATTCTCGATGTGAAATATTACGTGCTGCTGCCATCGATAAACCAGGTCGGTTCATCGCTGGACAATATCCAGTGGGAATCGATCCTACGCTCGGTGTCTGCGCATCGGTCTTATCGCTGGGTCTATGACGGCGATTATCTTGCCGCCAATATTGCCGATTTCCTGATCCTCAATGGACAGATGCCACGGTCTCTGGCCTATTGCTATGAGAAGATCGTCAGTAATCTTGCCTATATCGGCAAGGAATATGGCGAGCGGCTGCCCGCCCATGAAACAGCCGATAGCATTCGTGCGTCGTTGCGCTCCAGTAACATCACCCGGATCATGGATCAGGGCCTGCACGAGTTTCTCGATAATTTCATTTCCCGCAACAACCGGTTGGGGCATGAGATTAACGAGGGCTACCGATTCTACAGTTGA